A genomic segment from Geitlerinema sp. PCC 7407 encodes:
- a CDS encoding DUF3143 domain-containing protein, with translation MTLPSADTPLYNHPLPHIEQWLRDQGCEQDRTDLHCWHIQQAAWSAEICLDIDQIAVRYLKAGESGEDIQRAFKYSLNRQDIEAAIFSGP, from the coding sequence ATGACCCTGCCTTCCGCCGACACCCCCCTCTACAACCATCCCCTGCCCCACATCGAGCAGTGGCTCCGCGATCAAGGCTGCGAACAGGATCGAACCGATCTCCACTGCTGGCACATCCAGCAAGCCGCCTGGAGCGCCGAGATTTGCCTCGACATCGATCAGATCGCCGTCCGCTACCTCAAAGCAGGCGAAAGCGGCGAAGACATTCAGCGCGCCTTCAAATACTCCCTCAACCGCCAGGACATCGAAGCGGCTATCTTTTCCGGTCCCTAG